Proteins from a genomic interval of Salinivibrio kushneri:
- a CDS encoding CpaF family protein has product MIGTKEVYVKIRKQVFDALDPNVVADVSREELEKQLESAIELLINREQWPLSSTVKKEFVKYLTDELIGLGPLQNLLDDETITDIMINGPDSVYIERNGLVERAPVTFIDENQLREIAKRIASRVGRRVDESSPTCDARLEDGSRVNIVIPPISIDGTAISIRKFKKQSIDLQKLCEFGAMSPEMAQLLMIAAHCRLNILISGGTGSGKTTMLNALSQFIGENERIITIEDAAELRLQQPHVVRLETRTAGIENTGLVDQRDLVINSLRMRPDRIIVGECRGAEAFEMLQAMNTGHDGSMSTLHANTPRDALARVESMVMMANSNLPLEAIRRTIVSAVDLVIQISRLHDGSRKVMSITEVVGLEGSNVVMEEIFRFQPMYQQSSDGKVRGNYVTAGLMQRSVLMEKARFFGLEDKLSSAFKAGEER; this is encoded by the coding sequence GTGATTGGTACCAAAGAAGTTTATGTCAAGATTCGCAAACAGGTTTTTGACGCTTTGGATCCAAATGTTGTCGCCGATGTTTCGCGAGAGGAACTTGAGAAACAATTAGAAAGCGCTATTGAGCTATTGATCAACCGTGAGCAATGGCCACTGAGCAGTACGGTAAAAAAAGAGTTTGTTAAATACTTAACGGATGAGTTGATTGGTCTAGGCCCGCTACAAAACCTGTTGGACGATGAAACGATCACGGACATTATGATCAATGGCCCTGATTCCGTTTATATTGAGCGTAATGGCCTTGTTGAGCGTGCACCTGTTACTTTTATCGATGAGAACCAACTAAGAGAAATCGCAAAGCGTATTGCCTCTCGCGTCGGGCGTCGAGTGGATGAATCCTCACCCACTTGTGATGCGCGCTTAGAAGACGGTAGTCGTGTGAATATCGTTATTCCACCGATATCGATTGATGGAACGGCGATTTCTATCCGTAAATTTAAAAAACAAAGCATCGATCTCCAGAAGCTTTGCGAATTTGGGGCTATGAGCCCTGAAATGGCGCAATTGTTAATGATTGCCGCACATTGCCGCCTCAATATATTGATATCAGGTGGTACGGGCTCGGGTAAAACGACGATGCTCAACGCGTTGTCACAATTTATCGGTGAAAACGAGCGCATTATCACGATAGAGGATGCGGCTGAACTACGCTTACAACAACCACATGTTGTTCGCTTAGAAACTCGTACAGCGGGCATTGAGAATACTGGGCTAGTGGATCAGCGAGACCTTGTTATCAACTCACTTCGGATGCGCCCAGATAGAATCATTGTCGGTGAGTGTCGTGGTGCTGAAGCCTTTGAGATGCTCCAAGCTATGAATACTGGCCACGATGGCTCCATGTCGACGCTTCACGCCAATACACCGCGTGATGCATTAGCTAGGGTTGAGTCGATGGTGATGATGGCCAATAGCAATCTCCCGTTGGAGGCGATTCGGCGCACCATAGTCAGTGCTGTTGACTTAGTCATACAAATCAGCCGGTTGCATGATGGCAGTCGTAAAGTGATGAGCATAACCGAAGTGGTTGGGCTAGAGGGAAGTAACGTCGTTATGGAAGAAATCTTCCGTTTTCAGCCTATGTATCAGCAATCTTCTGATGGGAAAGTACGCGGTAACTACGTGACTGCTGGTTTGATGCAACGGTCAGTGTTGATGGAAAAAGCCCGCTTCTTTGGTCTGGAAGACAAGCTCTCATCTGCATTCAAAGCTGGGGAGGAAAGATGA
- a CDS encoding phosphatase PAP2 family protein translates to MSKVILLIKREWRLFKQAALPNVGILLYGSVLTLSLVLYNIFVNGSFSFADGSYFPYLKILFKVVGALFLVSYFIYLIVVREKRPIRQFGYLIKSIFTRRYYILSGVFLLYAIAFFMSAFSTAKVSVYTVGEFAWDSAFAEMDRLLFFGKDAWRFFDWLYQYPAFMMLLNLFYNVWLFAVLGVFAFFCFQLPSRVRSTYLYSWLACWVALGVVCATLFSSAGPAFFSRVHPGLAVEPYQDLMERLRSIDAYLIASDYPFPLWALSMQDWLYNLHVEQGVKAGAGISAMPSMHVSMAVLMALGLTHVQKWIGIIFWLYAFIIYIGSFLLAWHYAVDGIVSFILTLLVWYVVGLFVKDPKRVSPYQ, encoded by the coding sequence ATGTCGAAAGTCATTTTATTAATAAAGAGGGAGTGGCGGCTTTTTAAGCAAGCAGCTTTACCCAATGTAGGGATTCTCTTATACGGAAGTGTACTCACGCTGTCCTTAGTGCTATACAATATTTTTGTTAATGGCAGTTTTTCCTTTGCTGATGGCTCTTATTTCCCTTATCTAAAAATACTCTTTAAGGTAGTAGGGGCACTTTTCTTGGTGAGTTATTTTATATATCTAATTGTTGTTAGAGAAAAGCGACCAATAAGGCAGTTTGGCTATCTGATCAAGTCTATTTTTACTAGGCGTTATTATATTTTGTCAGGTGTCTTCTTACTTTATGCTATAGCCTTTTTTATGAGTGCGTTTTCAACAGCAAAGGTATCAGTATATACAGTTGGAGAGTTTGCGTGGGATAGTGCATTTGCTGAAATGGATAGACTTCTTTTTTTCGGAAAAGATGCTTGGCGTTTTTTTGATTGGCTGTACCAATATCCAGCCTTTATGATGCTACTTAACCTCTTTTATAATGTATGGCTGTTCGCTGTCCTCGGCGTTTTTGCGTTTTTTTGCTTTCAATTACCGAGTCGAGTGAGAAGTACGTACTTATATTCTTGGCTTGCATGTTGGGTGGCTTTAGGTGTCGTGTGCGCAACCCTTTTCTCCTCTGCTGGACCTGCCTTTTTCTCTCGCGTTCATCCAGGTTTAGCCGTTGAACCTTATCAGGATTTGATGGAGAGATTACGAAGTATCGACGCTTACCTTATCGCCTCGGATTATCCCTTTCCTCTGTGGGCGCTATCTATGCAAGACTGGCTATACAATCTTCACGTAGAGCAAGGTGTTAAGGCGGGAGCTGGCATTTCAGCCATGCCAAGCATGCATGTTTCAATGGCGGTATTGATGGCTTTAGGATTAACACATGTCCAAAAATGGATTGGTATTATCTTTTGGTTGTATGCTTTCATCATTTATATCGGCTCTTTTTTATTAGCGTGGCATTATGCAGTCGATGGTATCGTGAGCTTTATATTGACGTTGCTCGTCTGGTATGTTGTTGGTTTATTTGTAAAAGATCCTAAAAGAGTGAGCCCCTATCAATAG
- a CDS encoding type II secretion system F family protein, with amino-acid sequence MIYLVMLVIGIGLLIIPWLKKRKRYDYLEEFNQTEFVESVVANQQAVDLRSLADRSLWEELLLRWSNFKKQLGTRPILKLVALLCGLIFASIYFNRQFLRESQWLITPVIVLVGMLVFYRWLQGRERKMFETEFPDALNMMTSAVSAGESIMHAILYVGNTLEGDIGREFRIMGKRLQLGESPDDVFRKSCRRYPYPSFYFFVITLRANMQRGGQLKEIMMRLNRMMFNARSIEKKKMALTSEARTSAKIVAAIPFFFLFILQYLSPENFEFVMFDPDGKVILYYVLISEAIGIAIVWGLMKSVR; translated from the coding sequence ATGATTTACTTGGTTATGCTTGTGATCGGTATCGGGCTGCTCATTATTCCTTGGCTTAAAAAACGCAAGCGCTATGACTATCTTGAGGAGTTTAATCAAACAGAGTTTGTTGAATCGGTAGTTGCAAACCAACAGGCTGTCGACTTGAGATCACTGGCCGATAGAAGCCTGTGGGAGGAGTTATTACTTCGCTGGAGTAACTTTAAGAAGCAATTAGGCACCCGACCGATTTTAAAACTGGTGGCGTTGCTTTGTGGCCTTATTTTCGCCTCTATTTATTTTAACCGCCAGTTTTTGCGAGAGTCTCAGTGGCTTATCACACCTGTCATTGTACTAGTGGGTATGTTGGTTTTCTATCGCTGGTTGCAAGGTCGAGAGCGCAAAATGTTCGAAACTGAATTCCCTGACGCGCTCAATATGATGACGAGTGCTGTATCAGCGGGGGAGAGCATTATGCATGCCATCTTATATGTAGGAAATACACTGGAAGGTGATATCGGCCGCGAGTTTCGTATAATGGGGAAGCGCTTACAGTTAGGTGAATCACCGGATGACGTTTTTCGTAAGTCATGCCGGCGTTACCCTTACCCATCCTTTTATTTCTTCGTTATTACTTTACGCGCCAATATGCAAAGGGGAGGGCAGCTGAAAGAGATCATGATGCGGTTGAACCGCATGATGTTTAATGCTCGCTCTATAGAGAAGAAAAAAATGGCACTCACTTCTGAGGCGAGAACATCCGCAAAAATAGTGGCGGCTATTCCATTCTTCTTTCTTTTCATTTTGCAGTACCTGAGCCCAGAAAATTTTGAGTTTGTCATGTTCGACCCGGATGGAAAAGTCATTCTTTACTATGTGTTGATCAGTGAAGCAATTGGCATTGCCATTGTGTGGGGATTAATGAAAAGCGTCCGCTAA
- a CDS encoding LysR family transcriptional regulator: MLERHHLHILRAIKEQGSLTAAAETLYLTQSAISHAMKKLESQLGISLWQKSGRQLHFTRAGEYLLTLSERMLPQFEHAEQQLKQFAQGQRGTLRIGMECHPCYQWLLKVVEPFLHQWPDVDVDVKQKFQFGGLGALFGHEIDVLVTPDPLLKPGIEYVSVFDYEQVLVVSGRSALAAFDHVDPQQVTQEVLITYPVDQSRLDVFTQFLAPAHCAPRKHKTIETTDIMLQMVAAERGIAALPKWLAKEYQQRLNLHILRIGQQGIHKSIHLGVREGQRDDYIQNFIEKASSTVM; this comes from the coding sequence ATGTTAGAACGTCATCATCTTCATATTTTGCGCGCAATAAAAGAGCAAGGATCACTGACCGCGGCGGCAGAGACGCTTTATCTCACCCAGTCCGCGATTAGCCATGCGATGAAAAAGCTAGAAAGCCAGCTCGGGATTAGCTTGTGGCAAAAATCCGGACGGCAGCTTCATTTCACGCGAGCGGGTGAGTACTTGCTTACGTTGTCTGAGCGTATGCTTCCTCAGTTCGAACACGCTGAACAGCAACTTAAACAATTTGCACAAGGCCAGCGCGGTACATTGCGCATTGGCATGGAGTGCCACCCTTGTTATCAGTGGCTGCTTAAGGTGGTGGAGCCTTTCTTGCATCAATGGCCGGATGTGGATGTTGACGTCAAACAAAAGTTCCAATTCGGTGGTTTAGGCGCATTGTTTGGCCATGAGATTGATGTGCTCGTCACGCCCGATCCCTTACTTAAACCAGGCATAGAATACGTATCCGTGTTTGATTACGAACAGGTGCTAGTGGTGAGCGGACGAAGTGCACTCGCGGCGTTTGACCATGTTGATCCTCAGCAAGTAACACAGGAAGTGCTGATTACCTACCCTGTTGATCAATCACGTTTAGATGTCTTTACCCAGTTTTTGGCGCCGGCGCACTGTGCACCGCGCAAACACAAAACGATTGAAACCACAGATATCATGCTACAAATGGTTGCCGCTGAGCGCGGGATCGCGGCACTCCCCAAATGGCTGGCAAAAGAGTACCAACAACGACTAAACCTTCATATCCTTCGTATAGGCCAACAAGGTATTCATAAGTCGATCCATTTGGGTGTACGCGAGGGACAAAGAGATGATTACATCCAGAACTTCATCGAAAAAGCCAGTTCAACCGTCATGTAG
- a CDS encoding OmpA family protein: MIKWINIALVLSLPNIVWASDALFDTYCIMQEGSAHYQVTSSEGVIARTYQNNKLLTVAPQTTTKDQWLIEQIDALDVSPQCASFIRSHAYWQKAPNSPVARVHFDFDTSRISSQGQVILQRLAQALAKHPSQISITGHTDNVGRAHYNQQLSQRRANAVVPFIPSADVNTMTLDGKGEIQPAATNHTEKGRAINRRVEVDVF, translated from the coding sequence ATGATTAAATGGATCAATATTGCACTCGTGCTAAGCCTTCCCAATATCGTATGGGCGAGTGACGCCTTATTTGATACCTATTGCATCATGCAAGAAGGATCGGCACATTATCAGGTGACGAGTAGTGAGGGCGTCATCGCGCGCACTTATCAGAATAATAAACTACTCACGGTTGCGCCCCAAACCACTACCAAGGATCAATGGCTGATCGAGCAAATTGATGCACTTGATGTGTCGCCACAGTGTGCCAGTTTTATTAGAAGTCATGCCTATTGGCAAAAAGCGCCCAATTCGCCGGTGGCGCGTGTGCATTTTGATTTTGATACGTCGCGTATTTCTTCCCAAGGCCAAGTGATTTTGCAACGCTTAGCGCAGGCGTTAGCAAAGCACCCATCACAGATCTCGATTACCGGTCATACTGATAATGTCGGCCGCGCACACTATAACCAGCAACTGTCACAGCGACGGGCGAACGCGGTTGTCCCCTTTATTCCGTCTGCTGATGTCAACACAATGACGCTGGACGGGAAAGGTGAAATACAACCTGCTGCGACCAATCACACCGAGAAGGGGCGCGCTATTAATCGCCGTGTCGAGGTTGATGTGTTTTAG
- a CDS encoding TadE/TadG family type IV pilus assembly protein, with translation MRSQQGFAHSAPGYYRQQQGHAAILFALFIPILFGIFTLGTDGARAVQDKARLEEAVEVATLAIAGQNADDINVQRETAKAYIAYYFPQARIIDNELQITKISCDINPSCDETDPNQQPFFEYQLRANLEQPSWFPGNEAIIGFDDDYGVAGQSVARKYQSEAVDVVLVSDFSASMYNNWTGGSQQKYQDLKDIIAEVADEIKKYNSFFSEVENRIAFVGYDFYSSHWFNSRRKFVRHLKFSSYSNYGPNESLPGSRPNDIDYSGTVDDVFFMNSSAHEALDEWEVTNVSYFYDLPLTSNVEGFKSNVSQFSVPASGGSGTSSYAGIIRGAQILKEGTNPRRLLLVLSDGEDSYRTVTQRLIDEGLCSTIYDELNESKDGVSIKARMVVVGFDYDVFEHPELKNCVGGENIYQAQDRAAIKNKILELISEEIGHLAP, from the coding sequence ATGCGCTCACAACAAGGTTTTGCTCACTCAGCCCCTGGTTACTATCGTCAGCAGCAAGGGCATGCCGCCATTTTATTCGCCCTGTTTATTCCGATACTGTTTGGCATTTTTACCCTAGGTACAGATGGTGCGCGTGCGGTGCAGGACAAGGCGCGCCTAGAGGAGGCGGTTGAAGTGGCAACGCTTGCTATTGCTGGTCAAAATGCTGACGATATTAATGTACAAAGAGAGACCGCTAAAGCGTATATCGCTTACTACTTCCCTCAAGCTAGGATAATAGACAACGAGCTTCAAATAACGAAAATATCTTGTGATATCAACCCATCCTGTGATGAAACAGATCCCAATCAACAACCTTTTTTTGAATATCAATTGAGAGCAAACTTGGAACAGCCCTCCTGGTTTCCTGGTAATGAAGCCATCATAGGTTTTGATGATGATTATGGTGTGGCGGGTCAGTCTGTGGCAAGAAAATATCAATCCGAAGCTGTTGATGTGGTGCTAGTATCGGACTTCTCTGCCTCTATGTATAACAATTGGACTGGTGGCAGCCAACAAAAATATCAAGACTTAAAAGATATAATCGCTGAAGTGGCCGACGAGATTAAAAAATATAATAGTTTTTTTTCCGAAGTAGAAAATAGAATAGCCTTCGTTGGGTATGACTTTTATTCATCTCACTGGTTTAACTCTAGAAGAAAGTTTGTCAGGCACCTCAAATTCTCTAGCTATAGTAACTACGGCCCTAATGAGAGCCTCCCGGGTTCAAGGCCGAATGATATCGACTACTCGGGTACGGTGGATGACGTTTTTTTCATGAACAGCTCTGCTCATGAGGCGTTAGATGAATGGGAAGTAACAAATGTATCCTATTTTTACGATCTACCTTTAACCAGTAATGTAGAGGGTTTTAAATCTAATGTTTCTCAGTTCTCTGTTCCTGCTAGTGGCGGCAGTGGAACGTCATCTTATGCTGGGATTATCCGGGGCGCTCAAATACTAAAAGAAGGAACGAACCCTAGACGGTTGCTTTTAGTGTTGTCAGATGGAGAGGATTCTTACCGAACAGTCACTCAGCGTCTCATCGACGAAGGCCTATGTTCGACTATTTATGACGAGCTAAACGAGAGCAAAGACGGAGTCAGTATTAAAGCGCGTATGGTAGTGGTGGGCTTTGACTATGATGTTTTCGAACACCCAGAGCTTAAAAATTGTGTTGGTGGAGAGAATATCTACCAAGCACAAGATAGAGCGGCTATCAAGAACAAAATATTAGAGCTAATCTCTGAAGAAATCGGTCATCTTGCCCCATAA
- the metE gene encoding 5-methyltetrahydropteroyltriglutamate--homocysteine S-methyltransferase, giving the protein MAKTHNLGFPRIGAQRELKFALERYWRGESSLQDLTNTAADLRRTHWHQQGKLDTVPAGDFSFYDHVLDTSFLVGNVPDRVADHQDNTLDNYFRVARGRSANDTGCQCVHAGEMTKWFDTNYHYIVPEFTAQTTFSLHAENLLNQLEEAKQAGVQAKPVLVGPVTYLWLGKEKDASNKLDLLDKLLPVYQTLLSKLAEKGVDWVQIDEPVLVTELTPEWQTALQTAYKALSQAQVKLLLASYFGEQAENRQLAQSLPVDGWHLDAIRGRGDVASYQEALGDHQVLSLGVINGRNVWKTNLDATLEWLEPIHQSLGNRLWLAPSCSLLHVPVDLTSEHKLDPEVKNWLAFAHQKLEELDILARALNHGRQTVQPALDNNREAIESRQQSPRVHNPKVQAALAAITPQLGTRQRPFAERIRLQHEQLNLPRFPTTTIGSFPQTRAIRQTRLQYKKGDIDAATYQDIMRKEIAHAVEKQEALGLDVLVHGEAERNDMVEYFGEQLDGYVFSQFGWVQSYGSRCVKPPILFGDIERPKAMTVEWTQYAQSLTDKPLKGMLTGPVTILNWSFVRDDQPRAQTCNQLALAIRQEVQDLEKAGTKIIQIDEAALREGLPLRRSEWQHYLDWAINAFKIAANGVSDETQIHTHMCYSEFNDIIASIADMDADVITIETSRSDMELLDAFDHFDYPNDIGPGVYDIHSPNTPSQAQIIGLMEKAAARIPEERLWVNPDCGLKTRQWDEVIPALENMVAAAKALRE; this is encoded by the coding sequence ATGGCTAAAACTCATAATCTCGGTTTTCCCCGCATAGGGGCACAGCGCGAACTAAAATTTGCACTCGAACGTTACTGGCGTGGTGAATCATCACTGCAAGATTTGACCAATACGGCGGCGGATCTACGCCGTACTCATTGGCACCAACAAGGTAAGCTCGATACAGTGCCAGCGGGTGATTTTTCCTTTTACGACCATGTACTTGATACCAGCTTTTTAGTCGGCAATGTCCCTGACCGTGTGGCTGATCATCAAGATAACACCCTCGATAACTACTTCCGCGTCGCTCGCGGCCGCTCGGCAAACGATACCGGTTGCCAGTGTGTCCACGCTGGTGAAATGACTAAATGGTTTGACACCAATTATCACTACATCGTGCCAGAATTTACCGCGCAAACCACCTTTAGCTTGCACGCTGAAAACCTATTGAACCAACTAGAAGAAGCCAAACAAGCTGGTGTTCAGGCCAAACCTGTCTTGGTCGGCCCTGTCACGTATCTGTGGCTAGGTAAAGAAAAGGATGCCTCTAACAAGTTGGATCTGCTCGATAAGCTCTTGCCCGTGTATCAAACGCTACTGAGCAAACTGGCAGAAAAAGGTGTTGACTGGGTACAAATTGATGAGCCTGTTTTGGTGACTGAGCTTACCCCTGAGTGGCAAACGGCATTACAAACTGCATATAAGGCGCTAAGCCAAGCCCAGGTGAAGTTATTGCTGGCAAGCTACTTCGGCGAGCAAGCTGAAAATCGTCAATTGGCGCAATCCTTGCCCGTTGACGGTTGGCACCTGGATGCTATTCGTGGCCGAGGGGATGTTGCGTCATACCAAGAAGCACTTGGCGATCACCAAGTCCTGTCTCTTGGTGTGATTAACGGCCGTAACGTTTGGAAAACTAACCTTGATGCCACGTTAGAATGGCTCGAACCGATTCATCAATCTCTGGGCAATCGCCTCTGGCTCGCGCCCTCTTGTTCATTGCTCCATGTGCCCGTTGATTTGACCAGCGAACACAAGCTCGATCCTGAAGTAAAAAACTGGCTCGCCTTTGCCCATCAAAAACTAGAGGAGCTGGATATACTCGCTCGCGCGCTTAATCACGGCCGTCAAACTGTTCAGCCCGCGCTGGACAATAACCGTGAGGCAATCGAAAGTCGTCAACAGTCACCGCGTGTACACAACCCTAAGGTGCAAGCCGCATTGGCAGCAATTACACCACAGTTAGGGACACGGCAGCGTCCGTTTGCCGAGCGTATTCGCTTGCAACACGAGCAGCTCAACCTGCCGCGCTTCCCGACCACCACTATAGGGTCATTCCCACAAACGCGTGCCATTCGCCAAACACGCTTGCAATACAAGAAGGGCGATATTGATGCCGCCACTTATCAAGACATTATGCGCAAAGAGATCGCCCATGCGGTGGAAAAGCAAGAAGCGTTAGGGCTTGATGTCTTGGTTCATGGTGAAGCTGAACGTAACGATATGGTGGAATACTTTGGCGAACAATTGGATGGTTATGTGTTTAGCCAGTTCGGTTGGGTGCAATCGTATGGCTCTCGCTGTGTGAAGCCGCCGATTTTATTTGGTGATATTGAACGCCCGAAGGCAATGACCGTGGAGTGGACCCAGTACGCACAATCTCTCACCGATAAGCCGCTCAAAGGCATGCTTACCGGACCGGTGACAATTCTCAACTGGTCGTTTGTCCGCGATGATCAGCCGCGAGCGCAAACCTGCAACCAACTGGCACTGGCGATCCGCCAAGAGGTGCAAGATCTCGAGAAAGCCGGCACCAAAATTATTCAAATTGATGAAGCAGCTCTGCGTGAAGGCCTACCTCTTCGTCGCAGTGAGTGGCAACACTATCTCGACTGGGCCATCAATGCGTTTAAAATTGCGGCTAATGGCGTGAGTGACGAGACGCAAATCCACACCCATATGTGCTACTCCGAGTTTAACGATATTATTGCATCGATTGCGGATATGGACGCTGACGTGATCACCATTGAAACATCCCGCTCGGATATGGAACTGCTGGATGCCTTTGATCACTTTGACTATCCCAATGACATCGGCCCAGGCGTGTACGACATTCACTCCCCCAATACGCCAAGCCAGGCACAAATTATTGGCTTAATGGAGAAAGCCGCCGCCCGTATTCCTGAAGAAAGATTGTGGGTGAACCCAGATTGCGGCCTAAAAACGCGCCAATGGGATGAGGTGATCCCGGCATTAGAAAACATGGTTGCAGCGGCAAAAGCGCTTCGCGAATAA
- the tadF gene encoding tight adherence pilus pseudopilin TadF, whose amino-acid sequence MKPSRFKVHQQGNFTVEFAIVGVFFALLLVFSADIIIKLSVKGKLDRMAFSAANIIKERTELFGEDDFEVGEEQAEEAYIIVRNSLTRSMTNFDSSKLGFALHVRQGVGETDEEDQTKIISQWSAPSGTLCQATPPSKDLSFTTTFGRPATLYQVTLCYDTDNWYGNLIGEAFSRVSSRAVVMGR is encoded by the coding sequence GTGAAACCTTCGCGCTTTAAAGTTCATCAGCAAGGTAACTTTACCGTCGAGTTTGCTATCGTCGGGGTCTTCTTCGCACTGCTGCTGGTGTTCAGTGCCGATATCATCATTAAACTGAGTGTTAAAGGTAAGCTCGATCGTATGGCTTTCTCTGCGGCGAATATCATTAAAGAGCGTACTGAGCTGTTTGGTGAGGACGATTTTGAAGTGGGCGAGGAGCAAGCCGAAGAAGCTTACATCATCGTCAGAAACTCCCTCACGCGCAGCATGACTAATTTTGACAGTAGCAAGCTCGGATTTGCGCTTCATGTTCGTCAAGGGGTTGGAGAGACGGACGAAGAAGATCAAACCAAGATTATTAGCCAGTGGTCTGCACCTTCTGGAACCCTGTGCCAGGCAACGCCCCCGAGTAAAGATCTCAGCTTTACCACGACCTTTGGGCGGCCAGCCACCTTATACCAAGTGACCTTGTGCTACGACACCGATAATTGGTACGGCAATCTTATTGGTGAAGCGTTCTCGCGCGTATCGTCGCGCGCCGTGGTAATGGGGAGATAG
- a CDS encoding tetratricopeptide repeat protein, producing the protein MLNLFVLRSFPFLRLLVPSLALIITGCVGSAPPQEKTLTNEQVLESSGNDIEIIDFYKNQLKEKESEEVRIKLVKRYLEIKDYDSARFYLTPLLQPFDAKDPTASNVLLLAGKISLGLEQWAEARKHLNKVQQLAPSNSESANLLGILSAREGNFTVAREWFNHARSNMADDRTIKNNLALLDVFEERYTEALRRLQPVPDLRQLSDRARVTLSLVYAKTDQYSAFEMLTDNMGKSERVSLYQQLQALPVADFSAILGGNANYDSVTIPNDEELTQSSLSGQ; encoded by the coding sequence ATGCTTAATCTTTTCGTATTGAGATCATTTCCGTTTCTACGACTACTCGTGCCCAGCCTTGCTCTTATCATAACAGGATGTGTGGGGAGTGCCCCACCTCAGGAAAAAACGCTAACTAATGAGCAAGTTCTGGAAAGTAGTGGTAATGATATTGAAATCATTGATTTTTACAAAAACCAGCTGAAAGAAAAAGAATCGGAGGAAGTGAGGATAAAGCTGGTAAAGCGATATCTAGAGATTAAAGATTATGATTCAGCCCGCTTCTACCTTACACCGCTTCTTCAACCGTTTGACGCAAAAGACCCAACCGCTAGTAATGTGTTACTACTCGCTGGAAAGATTTCACTTGGGCTAGAGCAGTGGGCTGAGGCAAGAAAGCACTTAAACAAGGTTCAGCAACTTGCGCCGTCGAATAGCGAATCAGCGAACCTTCTTGGCATACTCTCTGCTCGAGAGGGAAACTTTACGGTTGCACGAGAGTGGTTTAACCATGCGCGCAGCAATATGGCGGATGATCGTACTATCAAAAATAATTTAGCGCTCCTTGATGTGTTTGAGGAACGCTATACAGAGGCTTTACGCCGACTGCAGCCTGTACCAGATCTGAGACAGTTGTCAGATAGAGCACGCGTAACGCTGTCGTTGGTCTATGCTAAAACTGATCAATATTCGGCATTTGAAATGTTAACAGACAATATGGGCAAGAGTGAGCGCGTATCGCTTTACCAACAATTGCAAGCACTCCCCGTTGCGGATTTTTCTGCGATTCTCGGGGGGAATGCGAATTATGATTCGGTAACGATACCGAATGACGAAGAGCTGACGCAGTCCTCACTTAGTGGGCAGTGA
- a CDS encoding type II secretion system F family protein, which produces MSQQQWLFLALILIGCVIALRGLRHSMKQKRFREFSVNSADERKFDFWERVGTALSQLVSSDKQDMEQKFLAAGIYDTRLSKLFMPAKYMLLIVGASAIYLIGQWQQWPSKWLFIVEILWLVVTIIGPDAYLGIRKKALVKSISNKLPYMLDLMAVCVQTGMTIEASITYLSREMAAFDRDLSFLLTRVNERSRIVGLEQALEELYMRVPSNEMRSFVMTLNQSLQYGTSIYGVLTTLSSDIREVQLLRIEEKIGQLAAKMSIPLIVFIMVPIVILIAAPGIMRMLANA; this is translated from the coding sequence ATGTCACAGCAGCAATGGCTTTTTTTGGCGTTAATACTAATCGGTTGTGTGATAGCGCTTCGTGGCTTACGTCACTCAATGAAACAAAAGCGCTTCCGAGAATTTAGCGTCAACTCGGCTGACGAGAGAAAGTTTGATTTTTGGGAGCGCGTTGGAACCGCCCTTAGTCAACTCGTCTCTAGTGATAAACAAGATATGGAGCAAAAATTCCTAGCGGCAGGGATCTACGACACACGCTTGAGCAAGTTGTTTATGCCCGCTAAATATATGCTATTAATAGTCGGTGCATCAGCAATATACCTAATTGGTCAATGGCAACAGTGGCCAAGTAAATGGCTATTCATTGTAGAAATATTATGGCTTGTTGTGACGATTATTGGTCCTGATGCCTACTTGGGTATTCGAAAAAAGGCATTGGTAAAATCCATTTCAAACAAACTTCCGTACATGTTAGACCTGATGGCGGTCTGTGTACAAACCGGGATGACGATTGAAGCGTCTATTACTTATCTATCGCGGGAAATGGCAGCTTTTGATCGTGATCTGAGTTTTTTACTCACAAGGGTGAATGAACGCTCAAGAATCGTGGGTCTAGAACAAGCGCTAGAAGAACTCTACATGCGTGTTCCCTCCAATGAAATGCGCAGTTTCGTGATGACCCTCAACCAGAGTTTGCAATATGGAACGTCTATTTATGGTGTGCTAACGACACTTTCATCGGATATTCGCGAAGTGCAATTGCTTCGAATAGAAGAAAAAATTGGTCAGTTGGCAGCAAAAATGTCGATTCCCTTGATTGTATTTATTATGGTACCGATAGTTATTCTCATTGCGGCGCCAGGAATTATGAGGATGTTAGCGAATGCTTAA